GCGATAGTTTCAGGAAATACTGTTAAGACCTCATCGCTCTTGCCAAAAAATTTCAGGTAGATCGATAGGAACCCAGCAAGGATCAAAGTCCAGATCTGCGGTATGATATGGTCGAAACCCACCCTGAAACCTGGATCTTCACCTTTCAAACCTGAAGTTTCCCCTTACACTCATTACAGAACCTCTCCCCCTTAATATCAGTTTCAAAAACACTGTTGGAGAAGCTCATCACACAAGACCTTCTGGAACAGTGAGTTAACCCGAAGGTGTGGCCGAGTTCATGTATAGCCTCCTTGGCGACCCTACTCTCTATGGTAGCCCCAAAAATTATTGGCATAGACTCTAACCTATAGGTTGAGATGACTGCAGCTGCTCCTGTATACAAGGCCTCTCCAAATACGAAGTTCAAACCTGGGACGTAAAGGTCCAACTCCGTCACTCCAAGAACCCTCTCACCATCAACTCGGTTAATTCCAAGCAGAGCCCTCAAGATCGCTGTCGAAAGGTATTGCCTCCTAGCTGGGTTATAGGCGAACTCTACAGGATGTAGAGGCTCTGAAAGATAGGTCTCAGCCTCCAAGTCGGAATCCTTGAGGTATCTCAAAAGAAAGTCTATCACCCGTCGGGATGGGTTTCCAACAGGCACTATCCTTACGTTACACCTCATACCTTAAATTCTTCACCTGGCCTTGGTGCACAAGCCTCCAGACCAAGCTCCTTCGAAGCCCAACTTGCAAGTTTGACACAGTTTGTCTCTGCGCCGTGAATTGTAAATACCTTCGTCTTACTGTCAAGTCTCGAAAGGAGATCTTGGAGGTCACTCCTACCACCGTGAGATGTAAAGTCGAACTTTTCAACTTCAGAATCTACCTTCCTCGACTTCCCATGCAGAACAAACCTTCTCTTCTCAAGTAGAATGCTGCCTGGGGTTCCTGGTATCTGGAAACTTACCAGGAAGATGGCGTTATCCTTCTTCTTAGCTATCTCCTCCATATAGAATACAGCCGCTCCTCCCTTCAACATTCCAGCTGGAGATATTATTACAGACGGGGTTCTAACAGCCCTCCTCCTCTCACTCCATGTTCCAATCCACTTAGTATGTTTAACCGCTTTCTTAAACAGATCCTCATCCCTTAGAGAGTTTGAATGGTTGAGCAGAATCTCAGTTGCATCTAAAGCCATACCGTCCATGAAGACTGGATACTTGAAGTCGTAGGCCGCTAGGACAGTAGCGATCTCCTGAGACCTGCCTACACCGAACGCAGGAACAAGAACGACACCGCCCCTCTCCACAACTTCCCGGCACCTTGCAACAAACTCCCTCTCGACAACATATCTCTCAGGGTGATCCTCATTTGCGTATGTAGACTCAGTTATCATCACGTCGAGGCCGTCGAAATCTTGATCTGCAGGTCCGAGGGTCTTGGTCTCTTTCGAATTGAAGTCTCCAGTATAGAGGAGACGTTTCCCTTCTGCTTCGATCAGTATCTGGCTGCTCCCAGGAATGTGTCCAGCGTTTAGGAGGTTGACCTTAACCCCTGAGATTTCAAACTCTTTCCGGTAAGGTATTGCGATACAGTTCTCAAGCATAGCCTCCAGGTCAACATACTCGTAGGGCAGGAAGTAGCCGCTGAGATGTATGAAGTCCTTTATAAGTAGTCGAGTAAACTCGAATGTTGGCTCAACCCCATATAGGGGGAGGCGTCTCCTGAGATAGAAGAGGGGCATCAGACCACTATGGTCAAGATGGGCGTGGGACAGGATTATCCCATCTAAATCTTTTGGAGAGATATGGGCTGGGAATCCGACTGCGTCATTTAGGATCACACCGTAGTCGAGCAGCAATCTTGCATGGTTCAGCTCGACAGCTACAGCTGATCTCCCAACCTCCCTGCATCCTCCGAGGAATCTGATATTCAAGTTCTCCACTTTGCAGTTATTTTTGGTCGACTTCTAACCTACGAACCATCTATTAAGTCAAATCCTAGGGAACCTCACTGGGACATCCCTCTCTACAAGTGATGGCTGATAAGTTTTGCTTCGATGTGTCGCCAGAAACCCTTTAATCGTAGAGTTACCCTTCCATGAAAGGGTTAACAATAGAACCGGTCATCAAATTGACAGTTAACATAAATGTTCATAGAGGAAGCTATAGGAATGCAACCCTGATCACAGGCTTTCACGGCATAGGGGAGACAGGTTACATAGCGACCTCGTTCCTTGTCCAAGCCCTGAAGGCTAAGAGGATAGGTTTCATTGAGGTAGCCCACCCCCCGCCATTCGTCAACTCAACACCTGAAGGAATAGTCACCCCATTCGAGATCTATAGAAAGAATAATCTGATCATTGTGAAGTTGGAGTTCTCTCCACATAAGAGCGAGGAGGCTGAGTTTGCAAGAGCCCTGTCATCATGGGTTATCAAGGAGAAGTTTAAGGAGGCAATAATGGTAGGCGGGTTAGACTCAAGGTTCAAGACTGAGAATTCAAAGTTGAGAGTGGTGTCTACTAGAGCATTTAACAGCAGGGCCAGAGTTTTCGAAGGTCAGAGGTTGGAGGAGGAATTATTTGTCTACGGCCCCCTAGCTATAATGCTGAGTGAATTCGAGATACACGACTTTCCAGCCATAGCTATCCTTCCATACGCCTCATCTGTGAGGCCTGACCCAGCAGCCGCAGCTGTGGCTATAAGGAACATTTGTAAAATGTGTGATTTGAAGGTTGACGTTTCAGAGTTGGAGAGAGATGCTGAGGAGATCGAGGCTGAGATAGAGAAGAGGATGGAGCAGACACAGAAATCCTTCCAAGGAATGTTCGTGTAGTTTTAACAGTGTTGATGATCTATCTCTTCATGATCCTTATCAGATTCTCTATGGCTTCATCTCCCCAAGACTCTCCCCTGTGATTGAAGACCGTTAACCTCTGACTTGTCTTAGCGCAGGCAGACCTGACTTTCGATGATACTCTTTTTGCCCAATACTCATTCAAAACATATGCCACGACACGCTCGTATCGATGGTTCACCAAATATTGAAAGACCATCTCAGCGGTGTCGAGTATGGAGATCTCGTCAGGCTGTCCATGTATCTCAGTCTGTGCTACTGGATATATGTCGCTCAGTTCAAATGGGACGACACCGTAAGGGATTGCGTAGAAGCATATCTCAAACTTTCTAGTAACGGCTGCTTTCAACAATCTCTTGATAGATCTGCTCGATGAGTAAGGCTTCGATTGGGGGGGTGGGAGTAACAGTAAATTTCTTAATTTTTCAGGCGGCGAATAACTTTTATTCACATTTCTCCTGAACCTTTCAACCTCAGGCCTCAACAGGTCGAGATGATCGAAGTAGAAGAGGCCCCTACCCTTCGATATGGGGGTATGGAATTCAAACATCTCATAATAATCTTTAAGCTGATGTATAGGCTCGAATAGTTTGGGGTGAGCCCTCACCCTCTGGATAAGATGTTCCCACAATCTACCCTCGACGATACTCTGCTTCACCATGTTGATCTCATCAAGGAGAACATTGAGATTGTGGATTGAGAGTCTCCTAGTCCTCTCTTCAACAGGGAGGTCCAATAGGTTTTTCACAGAAGTTTTTCTACAAACTTCGCATGAACATGGCAGATAGTGTAACTCATCCAATTTAAATGTCCCATGAGGCATCATATATCTGTTATTTCTAGCGTAGATGTTATAGGAGGCTGAGTCGAATAGATCACATCCAAGAGAAACAGCGAGGGCCAACATCGAAGGGTGGCCTGCACCGAAAAGATGGAGGGGCTTTCTAGGTTCAATATTGGATTTGCATGTCAGAATCATTCTAGCAAGATCCTTATACATATACTTCTCCATGACCTGTGTTGGACTACCCAAGGCGATAATGGGAAAGCCTTTGCTTGACATCTCTCTTGCACATTTGGAGAGAAGATCCAAATGTAGGCCACCCTGAACAGGCCCAACCCATAAGATATCTCTCTTCCTAAAGACCCTCAGAGCTCGATCCGCCCTCTCCAAAGTTTCATTTACAGTCCTCTCGGCATGTCGCCTATTAGCAGTGAGGCCTGTTGGAACATCCAAGATAACAGCGATATCTGAATCTATCTTCTCCTCAAAATTAATTATCTCCTCTTGAGTCGCATCGATTCCGCCATGGACAAGTATCTGGTATGCACCTGAATCGGTAGCTACCACCCCTGGAAAATCCAATAATCGATGTATCCTCATCCCAACATCTGGGCCTAAAAATTTGCGTGCCAAGTAAGCGTTAGTCATAACTGCTTTGAAACCCATACTCCACATTTCTTTGGGTGAGACAGGTTGCTTAGCTGGATGAACCACAGGAAAGATGCACGGCGTCTCTATAATCCCACTCTTCGTATGCAGCCTCCCAACCCTGCCCAGCAGGTCTTCATACGTAACCTCGAAGACATCTTCCTGAAACATACTATTCAACATATGTAAACCTCACACTGAAATACGCCTCTACATGTTCTGAACCTGCCGATTAACGATCCGGAAGCTTGTTAAGCCAGATCTACTCCAATTATCGGCGGTGATGTATGATGCCTTACGTACAAGTCAATCTTTTGGAAGGTAGGAGTGAAGAGCAAATAGAGAAGTTGGTGGAGGCTATAACAGAGGCCTTCGTAAATATACTCGGGGTTCCAAAGGAAGTTGTATGGATAGAGTTTAATGAGATGCCTAAGAACAGGTTTGCGCAGGGGGGAGTCCTGAGGAGTAAGAGGCAACCCTGAATCATCCTGCGCTATAAGGGGCTTTAAGCGGGGATTTCGAATGTGAGCACCGAAGTATTCTTTGAGAGGCCTATGTTGAGGGAGCCGGTCCTGGTTGAGGGTCTACCTGGGATAGGGTTTGTAGCCAACATTGTCGGTCTGCACCTAGTCAAGGAGCTGAGGGCAAAGATATTCTGTGAGATTCATTCTCCCTTCTTCCAAGCAGTTGCTCTCACAACAGGTAAGGGATATGTCAGACCACCGGTGAATGAACTCTACTATGCAAAGACTTGCACCGATATCGATCTGATTATTCTCTACGGCAACACTCAAGCCTCAACTGGGAGGGGACAATATGAATTGTCGTCTAAGATTCTAGATATCGCAGAGATGAGTGGTTGCAGAACCATCATCACAGTCGGCGGTCTCAAAAGAAACTCACAACCATCCACGCCGAGGGTCTTCTGCACAGCCACCGATAAAGAGACTCTTAAGAAGGTTATGAGTCTGGGTGCGTCACCCTTCCAAGGTAGGGTTTATGGAGCTGCAGGGTTGCTTCTGGGGTTGGCAAGGCTGAGAGGATTGATTGGCTACTGCATATTGGTTGAGACCCTAGGCATATACCCTGACGCCTTAGCTGCAAAGGTTGCCCTAGACTTCCTATCGAAGTCCCTAAGCCTACCCTTGGACCCCTCAAACCTTAACAGGGCGGTAGAGTTGACTAGGAGACTTTTAGGCATTCATGGTGAGGAGTCTCCCAAATATTGAGGTGGATATGCGGATATGTTAAGTAGACTTCTCCCTCTGGCGCATAAACTCTTCATAGACCCTCTGAACCCTCTCGGCTGCTGGACCCCTACCCTCTATAACACCCTTCTCTGAGACCCTGATCTTATCCATCACCACTATGACGCCTGCCTCATCGATTGTCTTCACCATCCTTGGGAATACCCTCTCAAGTCTCTCTGCCAAACTGTGGATGTCGAATGGTGTTTCAAGGCCGTAGACCTCGAGAACAGCCCTCCCATTCAATACAAGTCTCCTGATCTCTTGGCCTGACTCATCTTTAACGTTGGCCAGACACATGCTCAATGTGTTGGCGTCGACACCGTAGAGTGTCCCAGTATATGTCTTACCCATGGATGTTCGTACAGTTACAGGTTTCTGAATGAGTAGGGAGAGCTCCTCCCTAAATCTTCTCTCAGCGACCGACGACATTCAACCATAACCATCCAACCAATAATAGAAGCCCCTTTTTATCGTTTCGGCATACATCTAACCTCGGTATTTATTCACTTCGATCTCTCAAGTTTAAGTTTTGCAAGAACCCTCGATGCTACCCTTGGCGAGTCAGACCAATATAGGCTCTTAACCTTCACCCACCCAAACTTGATAACTTTACCACAGTATGGGCACCTACGTGATTTTGCCGTTGAACTAACCAGCTCTAATCCCCTGCAATTTGGACACTCTATCACTCCATACCTTTTCTTTGGGGATTTCAGCATATATCTGATCCCACCTATCGAATCTTCATTCTTGGGGCTTGCGACTCTATATAATGAAGTATCTCCTCAAGTTTTCCTTCAACAAGCAATCTGTGAAGCCAGTCTATCTTGACCTCCCTTAACTTGATCCTATCATCCAGTATTTTCAAGGCTAGTGACGCCACTTGAGCCGGCTTCTTTTTTGATGTGTCGATCTCAACAGTTTTATCTAACCTGAAAGTTGAAAGAATATCGTAAAGACACGTGTCAAGCAGCTCAGCTGCGACATTATCGGCGATCTTATTCTCAGGATAGCCCTTCCTCTTAAGCCTCAACCTCAGAATCTTCGGGTGACATCTCAGGACGTAGATTAATGAGGGTTTAAACCCGTATATCTTCGGGATGAAGTGGCCATCCAGAATAACATCGCAGTTCGAAGATTTTACGATCTTGCCAAGCCTCCTACTGAGACGCTCAATATCCATTATATGCGAATGATTCTCTGCAGAGTAGCCTTTCGTCAAACCCTCTTCTAAAGCGACTCTTCCAACATCGACATGGATTCCATTAAGTTTTTCAGCTATAATTCTTGACACGGTAGTCTTGCCAACCCCAGGAGTGCCTGTGACCAATATGAGTCTAGATAACTCAATCCACACTCCAGTATACATCATATCGATAGGCCGCTTTCAAAGTAAATCGGTCTCTTTGGAGTTAAATGTCTGCAAATATGTTTTATCAATTTTCGTAAAGCATCGCCGGTTGTTCCTTGGTGCTCCGGGCGGGATTTGAACCCGCGATCAACGGCTCTGGGTTATCCCTCCCCGTCTTGAGCCCGAAAGGCCGCTATGCTGTCGGCCTTCAACCTGTTAACCGAGCTACACCACCGGAGCACAGTAGAGAGGGGGAAATCTATCCTTTAAGCTCTTTCATGCCGAGCCCCAGCGGCTACAGTTTAACTATTAAGTAAG
The nucleotide sequence above comes from Candidatus Bathyarchaeota archaeon. Encoded proteins:
- a CDS encoding archaemetzincin family Zn-dependent metalloprotease, giving the protein MRCNVRIVPVGNPSRRVIDFLLRYLKDSDLEAETYLSEPLHPVEFAYNPARRQYLSTAILRALLGINRVDGERVLGVTELDLYVPGLNFVFGEALYTGAAAVISTYRLESMPIIFGATIESRVAKEAIHELGHTFGLTHCSRRSCVMSFSNSVFETDIKGERFCNECKGKLQV
- a CDS encoding MBL fold metallo-hydrolase gives rise to the protein MNIRFLGGCREVGRSAVAVELNHARLLLDYGVILNDAVGFPAHISPKDLDGIILSHAHLDHSGLMPLFYLRRRLPLYGVEPTFEFTRLLIKDFIHLSGYFLPYEYVDLEAMLENCIAIPYRKEFEISGVKVNLLNAGHIPGSSQILIEAEGKRLLYTGDFNSKETKTLGPADQDFDGLDVMITESTYANEDHPERYVVEREFVARCREVVERGGVVLVPAFGVGRSQEIATVLAAYDFKYPVFMDGMALDATEILLNHSNSLRDEDLFKKAVKHTKWIGTWSERRRAVRTPSVIISPAGMLKGGAAVFYMEEIAKKKDNAIFLVSFQIPGTPGSILLEKRRFVLHGKSRKVDSEVEKFDFTSHGGRSDLQDLLSRLDSKTKVFTIHGAETNCVKLASWASKELGLEACAPRPGEEFKV
- a CDS encoding proteasome assembly chaperone family protein, with product MTVNINVHRGSYRNATLITGFHGIGETGYIATSFLVQALKAKRIGFIEVAHPPPFVNSTPEGIVTPFEIYRKNNLIIVKLEFSPHKSEEAEFARALSSWVIKEKFKEAIMVGGLDSRFKTENSKLRVVSTRAFNSRARVFEGQRLEEELFVYGPLAIMLSEFEIHDFPAIAILPYASSVRPDPAAAAVAIRNICKMCDLKVDVSELERDAEEIEAEIEKRMEQTQKSFQGMFV
- the tgtA gene encoding tRNA guanosine(15) transglycosylase TgtA, with protein sequence MNSMFQEDVFEVTYEDLLGRVGRLHTKSGIIETPCIFPVVHPAKQPVSPKEMWSMGFKAVMTNAYLARKFLGPDVGMRIHRLLDFPGVVATDSGAYQILVHGGIDATQEEIINFEEKIDSDIAVILDVPTGLTANRRHAERTVNETLERADRALRVFRKRDILWVGPVQGGLHLDLLSKCAREMSSKGFPIIALGSPTQVMEKYMYKDLARMILTCKSNIEPRKPLHLFGAGHPSMLALAVSLGCDLFDSASYNIYARNNRYMMPHGTFKLDELHYLPCSCEVCRKTSVKNLLDLPVEERTRRLSIHNLNVLLDEINMVKQSIVEGRLWEHLIQRVRAHPKLFEPIHQLKDYYEMFEFHTPISKGRGLFYFDHLDLLRPEVERFRRNVNKSYSPPEKLRNLLLLPPPQSKPYSSSRSIKRLLKAAVTRKFEICFYAIPYGVVPFELSDIYPVAQTEIHGQPDEISILDTAEMVFQYLVNHRYERVVAYVLNEYWAKRVSSKVRSACAKTSQRLTVFNHRGESWGDEAIENLIRIMKR
- a CDS encoding tautomerase family protein, which encodes MPYVQVNLLEGRSEEQIEKLVEAITEAFVNILGVPKEVVWIEFNEMPKNRFAQGGVLRSKRQP
- a CDS encoding PAC2 family protein; translation: MSTEVFFERPMLREPVLVEGLPGIGFVANIVGLHLVKELRAKIFCEIHSPFFQAVALTTGKGYVRPPVNELYYAKTCTDIDLIILYGNTQASTGRGQYELSSKILDIAEMSGCRTIITVGGLKRNSQPSTPRVFCTATDKETLKKVMSLGASPFQGRVYGAAGLLLGLARLRGLIGYCILVETLGIYPDALAAKVALDFLSKSLSLPLDPSNLNRAVELTRRLLGIHGEESPKY
- a CDS encoding Lsm family RNA-binding protein, with the translated sequence MSSVAERRFREELSLLIQKPVTVRTSMGKTYTGTLYGVDANTLSMCLANVKDESGQEIRRLVLNGRAVLEVYGLETPFDIHSLAERLERVFPRMVKTIDEAGVIVVMDKIRVSEKGVIEGRGPAAERVQRVYEEFMRQREKST
- a CDS encoding adenylate kinase family protein, whose product is MYTGVWIELSRLILVTGTPGVGKTTVSRIIAEKLNGIHVDVGRVALEEGLTKGYSAENHSHIMDIERLSRRLGKIVKSSNCDVILDGHFIPKIYGFKPSLIYVLRCHPKILRLRLKRKGYPENKIADNVAAELLDTCLYDILSTFRLDKTVEIDTSKKKPAQVASLALKILDDRIKLREVKIDWLHRLLVEGKLEEILHYIESQAPRMKIR